The Meiothermus sp. CFH 77666 genome has a window encoding:
- a CDS encoding glycosyltransferase, protein MRISVVVPARNEEQLIVGCLEALKGQTLPPDEIIVVDNGSTDQTGELAARMGVKLVNCPTPGVALARQAGLEAATGDWVATTDADSRPVAGWLEALRPHMEQSVALYGPLRMFGLPAWQEELTELGYGVFLKLMQLIGKPNLAAANMAFHRQTALEVGGYPLVEAREDVLLGWSLKAKGPVRYVRDALVLTSARRVRGGWFNFLLQQARNLSGNSSGYFAAGEGRES, encoded by the coding sequence GTGCGAATCTCGGTGGTAGTTCCAGCCCGAAATGAAGAACAACTGATTGTGGGGTGCTTGGAGGCGCTCAAGGGCCAGACCTTGCCGCCCGATGAGATTATCGTGGTAGACAATGGCTCTACCGACCAGACGGGTGAGCTGGCAGCGCGTATGGGGGTCAAACTGGTCAACTGCCCTACCCCAGGGGTCGCGCTGGCGCGCCAGGCCGGCCTCGAGGCCGCCACCGGCGACTGGGTGGCCACAACCGATGCCGACAGCCGGCCGGTTGCGGGCTGGCTCGAGGCCCTGCGACCCCACATGGAGCAGAGCGTGGCCCTCTATGGCCCCTTGCGCATGTTTGGGCTTCCTGCCTGGCAAGAAGAACTCACCGAACTGGGCTACGGGGTCTTCCTCAAGCTCATGCAGCTTATAGGTAAGCCCAACCTGGCCGCCGCCAACATGGCCTTTCACCGCCAGACCGCGCTGGAAGTGGGTGGCTACCCGCTGGTGGAGGCAAGGGAGGATGTGCTGTTGGGCTGGAGTTTGAAGGCTAAAGGCCCGGTACGCTACGTCCGGGACGCCCTTGTGCTCACCTCAGCCCGGCGGGTTCGGGGTGGTTGGTTCAATTTTTTGCTCCAGCAGGCCAGGAACCTTAGCGGGAATTCGTCAGGCTACTTTGCGGCAGGCGAGGGAAGGGAATCTTGA
- a CDS encoding MFS transporter, translating to MRLKLQRLSPWRLKGLSSVGRLILAWGLLEGVRNGFYAGYLAIHGASLGFTLAVIGTAWSIHLLSDSFSKSLGGYLSQKLGMGIVTVAAGTVGLLALLIAPHAQSPLLLFALSLVWGVSLSAIFPGLLTLSSRVAVQGREGRAVTLTNVLTAPWTGIGVLGIGFLTKLNPALALSVLEWVQIVVIVVGLSLIFRPERVRPPRQELYPWRRLLLFIPAAFGQTFAPALFSFYILKYAQGLGLSMFWITVLIVLGGVISTVLLIWTGRYADRKSPRELLIVGLLLIGLAMIGLGLKPGLPVLLLLAVVGGVGFGCFGPAWNALVVRLLPENNRAAAWGTLMTVEGLGHAIGPAVGGVLAAAIANNAPFFAGGTIMLLLSIFYIFALWRPWWTPQP from the coding sequence GTGCGTCTCAAGTTACAACGTCTATCCCCCTGGCGCCTCAAAGGACTGTCATCGGTAGGACGCCTGATACTGGCCTGGGGCCTGTTAGAAGGGGTACGCAACGGATTTTACGCAGGCTACCTGGCAATTCATGGGGCCAGCCTGGGTTTCACCTTGGCCGTGATCGGTACAGCCTGGAGCATTCACCTCCTATCCGATAGCTTTAGCAAGAGCCTGGGGGGCTACCTTTCACAAAAGCTGGGCATGGGCATTGTCACCGTGGCGGCAGGGACGGTAGGGCTGCTAGCTTTGCTCATTGCCCCGCACGCACAGTCTCCTCTGCTGCTGTTCGCCCTGAGCCTGGTCTGGGGGGTATCGCTCTCTGCGATTTTTCCCGGTTTGCTGACCCTGAGCAGCCGGGTTGCGGTACAGGGCCGGGAGGGCCGGGCAGTCACCCTGACCAACGTACTCACCGCCCCCTGGACGGGCATTGGGGTGCTTGGGATTGGTTTTTTGACCAAGCTTAACCCTGCTTTAGCCTTGAGTGTGCTCGAGTGGGTGCAGATAGTGGTCATTGTAGTGGGCCTTTCGCTCATCTTCCGCCCCGAGCGCGTGCGCCCACCCCGTCAGGAACTGTATCCGTGGCGGCGGCTCTTGTTGTTCATCCCCGCTGCGTTCGGGCAAACGTTTGCTCCTGCCTTGTTCAGCTTTTACATCCTCAAATATGCCCAGGGCCTGGGCCTGAGCATGTTCTGGATCACGGTGCTGATTGTGCTGGGGGGAGTCATCTCCACCGTTTTGCTCATCTGGACAGGCCGCTACGCCGACCGTAAAAGCCCCCGCGAACTGCTGATTGTGGGGCTACTGCTCATCGGGCTGGCCATGATTGGCCTGGGCTTGAAGCCAGGGCTTCCGGTCTTGTTGCTGCTGGCGGTGGTGGGCGGGGTTGGGTTTGGTTGCTTTGGCCCGGCCTGGAACGCACTGGTGGTGCGGCTATTGCCAGAAAACAACCGGGCAGCCGCCTGGGGTACGCTGATGACCGTAGAGGGGTTAGGTCACGCCATAGGCCCCGCCGTGGGTGGGGTGCTGGCCGCAGCAATCGCCAACAACGCACCTTTCTTTGCCGGTGGGACAATTATGCTCTTGCTTAGTATTTTCTACATTTTCGCTTTGTGGAGGCCCTGGTGGACGCCGCAACCTTAG
- a CDS encoding polysaccharide deacetylase family protein, protein MDAATLVGTLLVAALLVYVLADVLGRWMGLGALAWGSRAEPRVALTFDDGPSEQTEAILGLLEHYRCKATFFLTGQRAEQHPDLVARIASAGHQIEAHGYWHRPAVLMAPWTEWLHIQKSPGKLYRPPWGIHSPFTRLFARLQGKQVALWDLESQDWLDKPAEQLVERMLFYLKGGSVVLLHDGPVRTLRVLELLLPKLVENGYEAVTLDELAAKPLGPRQGLIRINQGHEERYDQKVGNIKVGYRYNHILRLEIQPYPGPDLPEYPRGTPCAHIHFESARMADMSTMQVLRAFRETFKETVKFLEEHPEVRFLFGYSYLGQGALALGFKTHPVPKAMELQSKITTAWFAWLYRGEIARHLFTDPAQVVYISRETILEKYGPKPKAQ, encoded by the coding sequence GTGGACGCCGCAACCTTAGTTGGCACGCTGCTGGTAGCTGCCCTGCTGGTTTATGTGCTGGCGGATGTACTGGGAAGGTGGATGGGCCTGGGAGCGCTGGCCTGGGGCAGCCGGGCCGAGCCCAGGGTAGCCCTGACCTTCGACGATGGTCCCTCGGAACAGACCGAGGCCATTTTGGGGCTGCTCGAGCATTATCGCTGCAAGGCCACTTTTTTTCTGACCGGGCAACGGGCCGAACAGCACCCTGACCTGGTAGCCAGGATTGCATCGGCAGGCCACCAGATCGAGGCCCACGGCTACTGGCACCGCCCCGCCGTGCTGATGGCCCCCTGGACGGAGTGGTTGCACATCCAAAAAAGCCCCGGCAAGCTCTACCGCCCCCCCTGGGGCATCCATTCACCCTTTACGCGTCTCTTCGCCAGGCTACAGGGCAAGCAGGTCGCGCTGTGGGATCTCGAGTCGCAGGACTGGCTGGACAAACCGGCTGAACAACTGGTGGAACGAATGCTGTTTTACCTGAAGGGGGGTTCGGTGGTGCTCTTGCACGATGGCCCCGTCCGCACCCTGCGGGTGCTGGAGCTGCTGCTGCCCAAACTGGTGGAAAACGGCTATGAGGCGGTCACCCTGGATGAGCTGGCAGCAAAACCCCTGGGCCCACGCCAGGGGCTCATCCGGATTAACCAGGGCCACGAGGAACGCTACGACCAAAAGGTGGGCAATATCAAGGTGGGGTATCGTTATAACCACATCCTGCGCCTGGAAATCCAGCCCTACCCAGGCCCCGACCTACCCGAGTACCCCAGGGGCACCCCCTGCGCCCACATCCACTTTGAGTCGGCCCGGATGGCCGATATGTCCACCATGCAGGTCTTGCGGGCCTTCCGCGAAACTTTCAAGGAGACCGTGAAATTTCTCGAGGAGCACCCCGAGGTACGGTTTTTGTTCGGCTACAGCTATCTGGGGCAAGGGGCGCTGGCCCTGGGCTTCAAGACCCATCCGGTGCCCAAAGCTATGGAACTGCAGTCCAAAATTACGACGGCCTGGTTCGCCTGGCTCTACCGGGGCGAGATTGCGCGTCACCTATTCACCGACCCCGCCCAGGTGGTCTATATCAGCCGTGAGACCATCCTGGAAAAGTATGGGCCGAAGCCCAAGGCCCAGTAG